Proteins from a genomic interval of Lelliottia amnigena:
- the yhhQ gene encoding putative inner membrane protein, protein MTQFSQSQRVKALFWLSLFHLLVITSSNYLVQLPIAIFGFHTTWGAFSFPFIFLATDLTVRIFGAPLARRIIFAVMLPALFVSYGISSLFYMGSWQGFEALLHFNLFVARIAAASFMAYALGQILDVHVFNRLRQNHRWWMAPTASTLFGNVSDTLAFFFIAFWRSPDAFMAEHWMEIALVDYCFKVLISIVFFLPMYGVLLNMLLKRLADKSEITALQAG, encoded by the coding sequence ATGACGCAGTTCTCTCAATCGCAGCGCGTAAAAGCGTTGTTCTGGCTATCGCTTTTTCATCTGCTGGTGATTACCTCCAGCAACTATCTGGTGCAGCTCCCGATCGCCATTTTTGGTTTTCATACCACCTGGGGCGCATTCAGTTTCCCGTTTATTTTTCTCGCGACTGATTTAACCGTGCGCATTTTTGGCGCGCCGCTGGCTCGACGCATTATTTTTGCGGTGATGCTGCCTGCGCTGTTCGTGTCGTATGGCATTTCATCACTTTTTTATATGGGAAGCTGGCAAGGTTTCGAGGCGCTACTGCACTTCAACCTGTTTGTTGCCCGTATCGCCGCCGCAAGCTTTATGGCCTATGCGCTGGGACAGATTCTTGACGTCCATGTATTTAACCGTCTGCGTCAAAACCATCGCTGGTGGATGGCACCGACCGCCTCAACGCTGTTCGGTAACGTGAGCGACACGCTGGCCTTCTTCTTTATTGCCTTCTGGCGCAGCCCCGATGCATTTATGGCCGAGCACTGGATGGAAATCGCGCTGGTCGATTACTGCTTCAAGGTGCTTATTAGCATCGTGTTCTTCCTGCCGATGTACGGCGTATTGTTAAATATGCTGCTGAAAAGGCTGGCAGATAAATCTGAAATCACGGCATTGCAGGCTGGTTAA
- the spr_2 gene encoding NLP/P60 protein: MIFRLLISIIALSFASAALSFQLPASMLSQHHPLSASTAKTALEHKDTGPLRGRILTQYQKWKGTDYKWGGTSHRGVDCSALMQHLFSDAAHLSLPRTTGEQIHRGVQVAEHRLKAGDLIFFQTGPNRRHVGVYIGNRQFIHASTSQGVTVSTLANDYWHSHFITARRITG; the protein is encoded by the coding sequence ATGATTTTTAGACTTCTTATTTCAATAATCGCGTTAAGTTTTGCCTCTGCTGCATTAAGTTTTCAACTGCCCGCATCGATGTTATCGCAACATCATCCGCTTTCTGCGTCTACCGCGAAGACCGCGCTGGAGCATAAGGATACCGGCCCGCTTCGTGGACGGATCCTGACGCAATACCAAAAATGGAAAGGGACGGACTACAAGTGGGGCGGCACCAGCCATCGTGGCGTGGATTGCTCCGCGCTGATGCAGCATTTATTCAGTGACGCGGCGCATCTTTCGCTGCCGCGTACCACCGGGGAGCAGATCCACCGTGGCGTTCAGGTAGCGGAACACCGTCTTAAAGCCGGGGATCTGATTTTCTTCCAGACCGGGCCTAACCGACGCCACGTGGGGGTGTATATCGGCAATCGTCAGTTTATCCACGCCTCCACCAGCCAGGGCGTCACGGTCTCAACGCTGGCGAACGATTACTGGCATTCGCACTTTATTACCGCTCGCCGGATCACCGGTTGA
- the yvaG gene encoding protein YvaG yields MKIDLTGKVALVTASTGGIGFAIARGLAESGAEVIINGRSVESVNKGIQQLQQVVPGVQVRAAIADLSTPDGVESLLKVASNVDILVNNAGIYGPQDFYATDDDTWNNYWQTNVMSGVRLSRALLPGMVQKGWGRVVFISSESACNIPADMIHYGVTKTAQLSLARGLAKFVAGSGVTVNSVLPGPTMSDGFAEMMKDEREKTGKSLETLAKEFVMANRPASIIQRAATVEEVANMVVYVCSTQASATTGAALRVDGGVVDDII; encoded by the coding sequence ATGAAAATCGATCTTACGGGGAAAGTCGCACTTGTCACCGCCTCTACCGGCGGCATCGGATTTGCCATTGCACGCGGCCTGGCAGAAAGCGGGGCTGAAGTGATTATTAATGGACGCAGCGTAGAGTCCGTCAATAAGGGCATTCAGCAGCTTCAGCAGGTAGTGCCTGGCGTTCAGGTTCGCGCGGCGATTGCCGATCTCAGCACACCTGACGGCGTCGAATCGCTGCTAAAAGTGGCGTCTAATGTCGATATTCTGGTGAACAACGCCGGGATTTACGGCCCACAGGATTTTTACGCTACCGACGACGACACCTGGAATAACTACTGGCAAACCAACGTGATGTCTGGCGTCCGGCTGTCGCGCGCGCTGCTGCCCGGGATGGTGCAAAAAGGCTGGGGCCGCGTGGTGTTTATCTCTTCTGAATCGGCCTGCAACATTCCCGCAGACATGATCCACTACGGCGTGACGAAAACGGCGCAGCTGTCGCTGGCACGCGGTCTGGCGAAATTCGTCGCCGGAAGCGGCGTCACGGTGAACAGCGTCTTGCCGGGTCCGACTATGTCAGATGGTTTTGCCGAGATGATGAAAGACGAGAGGGAGAAAACCGGGAAATCGCTGGAAACATTGGCGAAAGAATTCGTCATGGCCAATCGTCCAGCCTCGATTATCCAGCGTGCCGCCACGGTGGAAGAAGTGGCAAACATGGTGGTTTATGTTTGCTCAACTCAGGCTTCCGCCACCACCGGCGCAGCGCTGCGTGTCGATGGTGGTGTCGTGGACGATATTATTTAA
- the terC gene encoding Tellurium resistance protein terC, translating to MASAHLGFPTETVVVFVVMAVGAMFIDLFMHRHDKPISLKSAAMWSIFWVMMAMAFAGFLYVHHGAEVASLFLTGYALEEVLSVDNLFVMMAIFAWFGVPDKYRHRVLYWGVLGAIVFRGIFVAIGTSLLSLGPYVEVIFALVVGWTALMMLRRNEESDEVEDYSHHLAYRLVKRFYPVWPKISSNAFLLTQKEVDAELEKPENEDVMVGRVKKAKRYATPLLLCVAVVELSDVMFAFDSVPAIIAVSREPLIIYSAMMFAILGLRTLYFVLEALKQYLVHLEKSVVLLLFFVAFKLGLNATDHFWHHGYSISATASLFVVLGVLALGIIVSVMFPGKRAER from the coding sequence ATGGCTTCTGCTCATCTCGGTTTCCCGACGGAAACCGTCGTTGTCTTTGTTGTGATGGCCGTGGGGGCGATGTTTATCGACCTCTTCATGCACCGTCACGACAAACCTATTTCGCTGAAAAGCGCCGCGATGTGGTCCATTTTTTGGGTCATGATGGCAATGGCCTTCGCGGGGTTTCTGTACGTTCACCACGGCGCAGAGGTGGCGAGTTTGTTCCTCACCGGTTATGCGCTGGAAGAGGTGCTCTCGGTTGATAACCTGTTCGTGATGATGGCGATTTTCGCCTGGTTCGGGGTGCCGGATAAATATCGTCACCGGGTACTGTACTGGGGCGTTCTGGGGGCGATTGTGTTCCGCGGGATTTTTGTGGCCATCGGCACCAGCCTGTTGAGTCTTGGGCCATACGTGGAAGTGATCTTCGCGCTGGTGGTGGGCTGGACGGCGCTGATGATGCTCAGACGCAACGAAGAGAGCGATGAGGTCGAGGATTACTCGCATCATCTGGCCTATCGACTGGTGAAACGCTTTTATCCGGTCTGGCCGAAGATCAGCAGTAACGCATTTCTTCTGACGCAAAAAGAGGTAGATGCAGAGCTTGAGAAACCCGAAAACGAGGACGTGATGGTTGGCCGGGTGAAGAAAGCGAAACGCTACGCCACACCGCTGCTGCTGTGCGTTGCGGTAGTTGAGCTGTCTGACGTGATGTTTGCGTTTGACTCCGTGCCGGCGATTATCGCCGTTAGCCGTGAACCGCTGATTATCTACAGCGCCATGATGTTCGCGATCCTCGGATTGCGTACGCTCTATTTTGTGCTCGAAGCGCTGAAGCAGTATCTGGTGCATCTGGAGAAATCAGTGGTTCTGCTGCTGTTCTTCGTTGCCTTTAAGCTGGGGCTGAATGCAACAGATCACTTCTGGCATCACGGCTATAGCATTTCCGCCACGGCAAGTCTGTTTGTGGTATTGGGCGTGCTGGCACTGGGAATTATCGTGAGCGTGATGTTCCCGGGGAAACGAGCCGAAAGGTAA
- the yhhT_2 gene encoding inner membrane protein YhhT produces MTSAQPDKTGLHILLKLACLVVILAGIHAAADIIVQLLLALFFAIVLNPLVTWFIRRGIRRPVAITIVVLVMLIVLTALFGVLAASLSEFSTMLPKYNKELTRKALELQEMLPFLNLHMSPERMLQRMDSEKIMTFATTLMTGLSGAMASILLLVMTVVFMLFEVRHVPYKLRFALNNPQIHIAGLHRALKGVSKYLALKTLLSLWTGVIVWLGLTLMGVQFALMWGVLAFLMNYVPNIGAVLSAVPPMIQAFLFNGFYECMLVGALFLVVHMILGNIVEPRMMGHRLGMSTMVVFLSLLIWGWLLGPVGMLLSVPLTSVCKIWMETTKGGGKLAILLGPGRPKSRLPG; encoded by the coding sequence ATGACATCCGCTCAGCCCGATAAAACGGGTCTCCATATTCTGTTAAAACTCGCCTGTCTGGTGGTGATCCTCGCGGGGATCCATGCCGCAGCCGATATTATTGTTCAACTTTTACTGGCGCTCTTTTTCGCTATCGTTCTCAATCCATTAGTCACCTGGTTTATCCGTCGGGGCATCAGACGGCCCGTGGCGATCACCATCGTTGTCCTGGTCATGCTGATCGTGCTGACAGCGCTGTTCGGCGTGCTGGCGGCCTCGCTCAGTGAATTTTCTACCATGCTCCCAAAATACAACAAAGAACTGACCCGCAAGGCGCTGGAATTACAGGAGATGCTGCCGTTCCTCAATCTTCACATGTCGCCTGAACGCATGTTGCAGCGCATGGATTCAGAAAAAATCATGACCTTCGCCACCACGCTGATGACCGGGCTTTCTGGTGCGATGGCCAGCATTTTGCTGCTGGTGATGACGGTGGTCTTTATGCTGTTTGAGGTGCGCCATGTGCCGTACAAACTGCGCTTTGCGCTCAATAATCCGCAAATTCATATTGCGGGCCTGCACCGCGCGCTAAAAGGCGTATCCAAATATCTGGCGCTGAAAACGCTACTGAGCCTGTGGACCGGCGTGATTGTGTGGCTGGGGCTGACGCTCATGGGCGTACAGTTCGCGCTGATGTGGGGCGTGCTGGCGTTTCTGATGAACTACGTGCCCAATATCGGCGCGGTGCTTTCCGCCGTGCCGCCGATGATCCAGGCGTTTCTGTTCAACGGTTTTTACGAATGCATGCTGGTCGGCGCGCTATTCCTGGTGGTGCATATGATCCTGGGCAATATCGTAGAGCCACGCATGATGGGCCACCGCCTGGGCATGTCAACGATGGTCGTCTTCCTGTCATTATTAATCTGGGGATGGCTACTCGGCCCGGTCGGGATGCTGCTTTCCGTACCGCTCACCAGCGTCTGTAAAATATGGATGGAAACCACCAAAGGCGGCGGCAAACTGGCGATTCTTCTTGGACCTGGGCGACCCAAAAGCCGGCTTCCGGGGTAA
- the dcrB gene encoding DcrB, with translation MRNLVKYVGIGLLVVGLAACDNSDTKTPVQGAAAESNATGQAVELMDGKLSFALPADMTDQSGKLGTQANNMHVYSDATGQKAVIVIVGDDSNEDLAVLAKRLEDQQRSRDPQLQVVTNKSIDLKGHTLQQLDSIISAKGQTAYSSVVLGKVDGKLLTLQITLPAEDQQKAQTTAENIINTIVIK, from the coding sequence ATGCGCAATCTGGTTAAGTATGTCGGGATTGGCCTGCTGGTCGTGGGTCTTGCGGCCTGTGATAACAGCGACACCAAAACACCTGTTCAGGGCGCGGCCGCAGAAAGTAATGCGACCGGCCAGGCGGTCGAGCTGATGGATGGCAAACTCAGTTTCGCCCTGCCAGCGGATATGACCGATCAGAGCGGTAAGCTGGGGACGCAGGCGAATAATATGCACGTCTATTCCGATGCAACCGGACAGAAAGCCGTGATTGTGATTGTGGGCGACGACTCCAACGAAGATCTGGCCGTGCTGGCAAAGCGTCTGGAAGATCAGCAGCGTAGCCGCGACCCGCAGCTCCAGGTTGTGACCAACAAGTCTATCGACTTGAAAGGCCACACGTTGCAACAGCTGGACAGCATCATCTCCGCGAAGGGCCAGACCGCTTACTCTTCCGTGGTGCTCGGTAAAGTAGATGGCAAACTGCTGACCCTGCAGATCACGCTGCCAGCAGAAGATCAGCAGAAAGCACAAACCACGGCTGAAAACATCATCAATACCATCGTCATCAAGTAA
- the psf-1 gene encoding holo-(acyl carrier protein) synthase 2, with product MYQLVLGKISTLNADPLVSALADRAPLGARRARWLAGRTLLTRALSPASLPEIVFGEQGKPAFVDANPFWFNLSHSGDDIALLVSDEGEVGCDIEVIRPRDNWQALANAVFSVAEHDELERETPEEKLSAFWRIWTRKEAIVKQRGGSAWQIVSIDSTFKSALSVSHCQFGALSLAVCTPTPFTLDDNAVTVL from the coding sequence ATGTACCAGTTGGTACTGGGAAAAATTTCGACTCTTAACGCTGACCCTTTGGTGTCAGCGCTTGCAGACAGGGCACCGCTGGGTGCACGTCGTGCCCGCTGGTTGGCGGGGCGAACGCTGCTTACGCGCGCCTTATCACCCGCGTCGTTGCCGGAAATCGTTTTTGGCGAGCAGGGAAAACCCGCATTTGTCGATGCAAATCCCTTCTGGTTCAACCTGAGCCATAGCGGCGATGACATCGCCCTGCTGGTGAGCGACGAAGGCGAAGTGGGCTGCGATATCGAAGTGATTCGACCACGCGATAACTGGCAAGCACTCGCCAATGCCGTTTTTAGCGTCGCGGAACATGACGAGCTGGAGCGCGAAACGCCAGAGGAAAAACTGTCGGCGTTCTGGCGCATCTGGACGCGCAAAGAGGCGATAGTGAAACAACGCGGCGGCAGCGCCTGGCAAATTGTCAGTATCGACAGCACCTTCAAATCCGCCCTGAGCGTCAGCCACTGTCAGTTTGGCGCGCTGAGTCTGGCGGTCTGCACCCCTACCCCCTTTACGCTCGACGACAACGCCGTCACGGTCCTCTGA
- a CDS encoding HAD family hydrolase: MTNMIADEAVAKSRVLSVFDFDGTLTHHDSFIPFLRFAFGKRYFAGRLVRMALPTLHCVRRKLTRDELKEVLIKTFLTGVDEHWMREQAELFCEKYWNKLMRPAGVMAVAAEVNSGAEVTICSASPALVLQPWADKLGIKLIGTQLEVADGKLTGRITGHNCRCAQKVARLERVYGNLSDYHLRAWGDTRGDHELLAAAQDPHWRHFHPPKARRHSPIKN, translated from the coding sequence ATGACCAATATGATTGCCGATGAGGCAGTGGCCAAATCCCGAGTGCTGTCCGTTTTTGATTTTGATGGAACGTTGACGCATCACGACAGTTTTATCCCTTTCCTGCGTTTTGCCTTTGGTAAACGTTATTTTGCCGGGCGTCTGGTGCGTATGGCGCTACCCACCCTTCACTGCGTCCGCCGCAAACTGACGCGCGATGAGCTCAAGGAAGTGCTGATTAAAACCTTCCTGACGGGCGTGGATGAGCACTGGATGCGCGAGCAGGCGGAACTGTTTTGCGAGAAATACTGGAACAAACTGATGCGTCCGGCAGGGGTTATGGCGGTTGCGGCTGAAGTGAATTCCGGCGCAGAAGTGACGATCTGTTCAGCGTCGCCCGCGCTGGTTCTCCAACCATGGGCCGATAAGCTCGGCATTAAGCTGATTGGTACGCAATTGGAAGTGGCAGACGGCAAACTGACCGGGCGTATCACCGGGCACAACTGCCGTTGCGCGCAGAAGGTGGCCCGACTTGAGCGTGTGTATGGCAATCTGAGCGATTATCACCTGCGCGCCTGGGGCGATACGCGTGGTGATCATGAGCTGCTGGCCGCGGCACAAGATCCCCACTGGCGTCATTTCCATCCGCCTAAAGCGCGTCGTCATTCACCGATCAAGAACTAG
- the yhhS gene encoding major facilitator superfamily transporter, translating into MPVPAAEPALSGLRLNLRIVSVVMFNFASYLTIGLPLAVLPGYVHDVMGYSAFWAGLVISLQYFATLLSRPQSGRYADLFGPKSIVVVGLCGCFLSGLSYLLAATTSGWPIMSLALLCLGRVILGIGQSLAGTGSTLWGVGVVGNAHIGRVISWNGIVTYGAMALGAPLGVLCYAWGGLHGLALTIMAVAFIAILLAIPRPKVKATKGKPLPFRAVLGRVWPYGMALALASAGFGVIATFITLFYDAKGWDGAAFALTLFSCAFVGARLLFPNGINRLGGLNVAMICFAVEIIGLLLTGIADEPWIAKIGVFLAGAGFSLVFPALGVVAVKAVPQQNQGSALATYTVFMDMSLGVTGPLAGLLMAWAGVPVIYLAAAGLVGVALLLTWRLKKRPPTQTPEAVESSSKIT; encoded by the coding sequence ATGCCCGTACCTGCCGCCGAACCGGCGCTTAGCGGATTGCGCCTCAATCTGCGCATTGTTTCTGTTGTCATGTTTAACTTCGCCAGCTATCTCACCATTGGTCTGCCGCTGGCGGTCTTGCCCGGTTATGTCCACGACGTGATGGGATACAGCGCCTTCTGGGCGGGGCTGGTGATCAGCCTGCAATATTTCGCCACGCTGTTGAGCCGTCCACAGTCAGGGCGTTATGCCGACCTGTTTGGACCAAAAAGTATCGTGGTGGTTGGATTATGCGGCTGTTTCCTGAGCGGCCTGAGTTATTTGCTGGCAGCCACCACCAGCGGCTGGCCGATAATGAGTCTGGCGCTGCTGTGCCTTGGGCGCGTGATTTTGGGAATAGGGCAAAGCCTGGCGGGAACGGGCTCAACGCTGTGGGGCGTGGGCGTCGTCGGTAATGCGCACATTGGCCGCGTGATTTCGTGGAACGGGATCGTGACTTACGGCGCGATGGCGCTCGGCGCACCGCTTGGGGTGCTGTGCTATGCGTGGGGCGGGCTGCACGGCCTGGCTCTGACCATTATGGCCGTCGCGTTTATTGCTATTTTGCTGGCGATTCCACGACCAAAAGTCAAAGCCACGAAAGGCAAGCCGCTGCCGTTTCGCGCCGTTCTCGGGCGCGTCTGGCCGTACGGCATGGCGCTGGCGCTCGCCTCCGCCGGTTTTGGCGTGATCGCCACCTTTATCACGCTGTTCTACGACGCCAAAGGCTGGGATGGCGCGGCGTTCGCGCTGACGCTGTTTAGCTGCGCGTTTGTCGGGGCGCGTTTGCTGTTCCCGAACGGCATCAATCGCCTTGGCGGCCTGAACGTGGCGATGATTTGCTTCGCCGTTGAGATTATCGGCCTGCTGTTGACCGGGATCGCCGACGAACCATGGATAGCGAAGATTGGCGTGTTCCTCGCGGGCGCAGGATTTTCATTGGTCTTTCCCGCGCTCGGCGTGGTGGCGGTTAAAGCGGTACCGCAGCAAAACCAGGGATCGGCACTGGCCACCTACACGGTGTTTATGGATATGTCGCTGGGCGTGACGGGCCCGCTGGCAGGGCTGCTGATGGCGTGGGCGGGCGTGCCGGTGATTTATCTGGCAGCGGCGGGGCTGGTGGGGGTGGCATTACTGCTGACGTGGCGCTTAAAAAAACGGCCCCCGACGCAAACGCCGGAGGCCGTTGAATCCTCATCAAAAATTACTTGA